In the Malania oleifera isolate guangnan ecotype guangnan chromosome 1, ASM2987363v1, whole genome shotgun sequence genome, one interval contains:
- the LOC131146416 gene encoding lysM domain receptor-like kinase 4 → MRFAALFSISAFFLVSRSSLILAQQPYIRKANTNCRNTDNSTSVLGYSCIGVNSSCQAYLIFRSQPQHDSVSSISDLFASDPSQLSQINDVSVTASFEINNEVIVPVNCSCSGKHSQANTSYVIEQNDTYFLIANDTFQGLSTCQALEDQNSYAPTNLSVGLRINVPLRCACPTKTQSDAGVKNLLSYIVAEGDYVSSISERYSVQTGSVLKANGLSEQDNTIFPFTTLLIPLQNPPSRSQTITPPPPPSSLPPPPPPPSNGSSKKTWVYIIAGIVPGIALVLAISAAAYYALFRRRTDQTVCSESFESCKKPSKKLDEDSHQFLASMSSMAQSLKVYSFGELQSATENFSPKCLIKGSVYRGRFNGDWAAIKKMNRDVSKEISLLNKINHFNLICLSGISFNDGQWYLVYEYAANGPLSDWLYCSNSNRDQKSLNWTQRIHIALDVSTGLNYLHCHTIPPHVHMDLKTNNILLDSEFRAKIASFSSTRSAEGQDGQFALTRHIVGTKGYMAPEYLEHGLVSPKLDTYAFGFLMLELLTGKEAASFSGGEISKVLSAALHEEDEKQKLEDFIDPALEGTYPSELARFMIRLIDSCLKTDPAGRPGMGEIVQSLSGILTTSMTWEMSSNFSGNHSFSRSS, encoded by the coding sequence ATGCGTTTCGCAGCTCTCTTCTCCATATCCGCGTTCTTCCTGGTTTCTCGCTCTTCTTTGATTCTTGCTCAGCAGCCTTACATAAGAAAGGCTAACACAAATTGCAGAAACACAGATAACTCAACTTCCGTTCTGGGCTACAGCTGCATCGGGGTTAACTCAAGCTGCCAAGCATACCTGATTTTCAGGTCTCAGCCCCAACACGACTCTGTTTCCTCCATCTCCGATCTCTTTGCTTCGGATCCATCTCAGCTTTCCCAAATAAACGATGTTTCTGTGACTGCATCATTCGAAATTAACAACGAGGTCATTGTTCCAGTCAACTGCTCCTGTTCGGGTAAGCATTCTCAGGCAAACACATCTTATGTCATTGAGCAGAATGATACTTACTTCTTGATTGCAAACGACACCTTTCAAGGCCTTTCAACCTGCCAAGCTCTCGAGGATCAAAATAGTTATGCTCCTACCAATTTATCCGTTGGCCTGAGAATTAATGTTCCTCTTAGATGTGCTTGTCCCACAAAGACCCAAAGTGATGCCGGAGTGAAGAATCTATTGAGTTACATAGTCGCTGAGGGTGATTATGTTTCATCCATAAGTGAGAGATATAGTGTCCAAACAGGGAGCGTTTTGAAAGCTAATGGGCTCTCAGAACAAGACAACACTATTTTTCCTTTCACCACCCTTCTAATTCCTCTGCAAAATCCACCCTCTAGATCTCAAACCATAACGCCACCACCCCCTCCATCATCCCTTCCTCCACCTCCTCCTCCACCTTCAAATGGAAGCTCAAAGAAAACATGGGTTTACATCATTGCCGGCATTGTACCAGGAATAGCTCTTGTGCTGGCCATTAGTGCTGCTGCTTATTATGCATTATTTCGTAGGAGAACTGATCAAACTGTTTGCTCAGAAAGCTTCGAGTCTTGCAAGAAACCAAGTAAGAAGTTAGATGAGGACTCCCATCAATTCTTAGCGAGCATGTCTTCTATGGCCCAATCCCTGAAAGTGTACAGTTTTGGGGAGTTGCAATCTGCAACAGAGAATTTTAGCCCCAAATGTTTGATTAAGGGATCTGTATATCGTGGCAGGTTTAATGGGGATTGGGCCGCTATAAAGAAGATGAACAGGGATGTGTCAAAGGAAATAAGTTTATTGAACAAGATCAATCATTTTAATCTTATTTGCCTGTCAGGCATCAGTTTCAATGATGGACAGTGGTATCTTGTTTATGAGTATGCTGCAAATGGACCCTTGAGTGATTGGCTATATTGCAGCAACAGCAACAGGGATCAAAAGTCTCTGAATTGGACACAGAGGATACATATTGCTTTGGATGTGTCAACAGGGCTTAATTATCTCCATTGCCACACAATCCCTCCCCATGTCCACATGGATTTAAAGACCAACAATATTCTGCTTGACAGTGAGTTCAGGGCTAAGATTGCAAGCTTTAGTTCAACAAGATCAGCTGAAGGGCAGGATGGTCAATTTGCATTAACGAGACATATTGTCGGGACAAAAGGTTACATGGCACCTGAGTATTTGGAGCATGGTTTGGTATCCCCAAAGCTTGATACTTACGCATTTGGGTTTCTCATGCTGGAGCTACTTACAGGAAAAGAAGCTGCTAGCTTTTCTGGAGGAGAGATATCCAAAGTCCTATCTGCTGCGCTTCATGAGGAAGATGAAAAGCAGAAATTGGAGGACTTTATAGACCCCGCTTTGGAAGGAACATATCCTTCAGAGCTTGCTAGATTCATGATCAGGTTGATTGATAGTTGCTTAAAGACAGATCCAGCAGGCCGCCCAGGGATGGGTGAGATTGTGCAATCCCTCTCAGGAATTTTGACAACATCCATGACCTGGGAAATGTCCAGCAACTTCTCAGGGAACCATAGTTTCAGCAGGAGCTCTTGA
- the LOC131146406 gene encoding pentatricopeptide repeat-containing protein At5g66631: protein MTVVESRLQQLPMCLRLYFRSSNLFNNLSQQTRCFASNSFPCKVSQYLHRAKLIDSIRLGLRSNHPESLIPLLSDPSVDSFVVSNALRSAPSPESALSLIQTLEAIPHFSHTQNTVYTLAKILAKSHRSSELKDLIDAVNAGKFTNVARVSFMDRMQWYAAAGDLDSVLCVWNDLRVSQKRPCTESYNIVMSLYVDMGKDMEAVELFYRMIDEGAIPNSRTYTIMIKHLVKCGKVDSAFDVFNILPFMRIKRTLKQYSILVEGFSALKQFDAIKTLLNEMRIDGILPGRAMRLSLQHTQEAGFVHETDEYLREMLPDERIKNVGLSVDSSDDEDVDFDYGSGEADVGVHLKPWLDPRALAHALCHWSPDEVAALGNAKFVWTTRLVCKVLRNFNSPVTAWDFFFWVASQPEFTHDIYTVQRMIVLLARHGHVTLVDELLLKIRREGISLPFSTIRLIIDFYGISKNADAALNIFRDCKLLCGSISDSNLMLMYSSLLRTLTKCNRNSDTFSALEDMFSCGIYPDIQTFSGLMHHFALQGDIKTVQKLFTMVRQCGVEPDAYMFKVLIHAYCKCKRASLAWRIFEDMRNLDLMPDAATKELLVKSLWKEGRRREAAAVEERSEEIRGILPLALRGHVWTVSSADLTRVYDIYSTSFTTYSG, encoded by the coding sequence ATGACAGTCGTTGAATCACGCCTGCAACAACTGCCAATGTGCCTCAGGCTTTACTTCCGTTCGTCAAACCTGTTCAACAACCTATCTCAGCAAACTCGCTGCTTTGCCAGTAATTCATTCCCTTGTAAAGTCTCACAGTACCTTCACCGAGCCAAGCTTATTGATTCAATTCGGCTTGGTCTCCGCTCCAACCATCCGGAATCACTCATCCCTCTCTTAAGTGATCCCAGTGTGGACTCTTTCGTAGTCTCTAATGCCCTACGTTCTGCTCCTTCCCCAGAATCTGCCCTTTCCCTCATTCAAACTCTTGAAGCCATTCCTCATTTCTCTCACACTCAAAATACTGTCTACACACTGGCCAAGATCCTAGCCAAGTCTCACCGGAGTTCCGAACTTAAGGACTTGATAGATGCCGTCAATGCTGGCAAGTTCACAAATGTGGCACGTGTCAGCTTTATGGACCGCATGCAATGGTATGCTGCTGCTGGAGACCTCGATTCAGTTCTTTGTGTCTGGAATGACTTGAGAGTCTCTCAAAAGCGTCCATGTACTGAGTCTTACAACATTGTGATGAGCCTTTACGTCGACATGGGTAAGGACATGGAGGCTGTGGAACTTTTCTATCGGATGATTGATGAAGGGGCAATTCCTAATTCGAGAACATACACAATTATGATCAAGCACCTTGTGAAGTGTGGGAAAGTGGATTCTGCATTTGATGTTTTTAATATATTGCCATTCATGAGGATTAAGCGTACTTTAAAGCAGTATTCAATTTTGGTGGAGGGATTCAGTGCTTTAAAGCAGTTTGATGCAATTAAGACTCTGCTTAATGAGATGAGGATTGATGGAATTTTGCCTGGCCGAGCCATGCGATTGTCGTTGCAACACACGCAAGAGGCAGGATTTGTGCATGAAACAGATGAATATCTTAGAGAAATGTTACCAGATGAGAGAATAAAAAATGTGGGGTTGTCTGTAGATAGTAGCGATGATGAGGATGTTGATTTTGACTATGGAAGTGGTGAAGCTGATGTAGGAGTCCACTTAAAACCATGGTTGGATCCTAGAGCTTTAGCCCATGCCTTGTGTCATTGGAGTCCTGATGAGGTAGCAGCTCTGGGAAATGCAAAATTTGTGTGGACAACTCGGTTGGTTTGCAAAGTACTTAGAAATTTCAATTCACCAGTAACAGCTTGGGATTTTTTCTTTTGGGTTGCTAGTCAGCCAGAATTCACTCATGATATCTACACAGTACAAAGGATGATAGTTCTTTTAGCGCGCCATGGGCATGTTACCTTGGTTGATGAACTCTTACTGAAAATAAGGAGGGAGGGAATCAGCTTGCCTTTCAGTACCATCAGATTGATCATTGACTTCTATGGCATTTCAAAAAATGCTGATGCCGCTCTCAACATCTTCCGTGATTGTAAATTGCTCTGTGGTTCCATATCAGATTCCAATCTGATGCTAATGTATTCATCTCTCCTGCGAACATTGACCAAATGTAACAGGAATTCTGATACTTTTAGTGCACTTGAAGACATGTTTTCATGTGGGATATATCCAGATATCCAGACATTTTCAGGTTTGATGCATCATTTTGCACTACAGGGAGATATAAAAACGGTGCAGAAACTCTTTACAATGGTTAGGCAGTGTGGCGTTGAGCCAGATGCTTATATGTTTAAGGTTCTTATCCATGCTTACTGTAAGTGCAAGAGAGCTTCTCTTGCTTGGAGGATTTTTGAAGACATGAGGAACTTAGATTTGATGCCTGATGCTGCCACAAAAGAATTGCTTGTGAAGAGTCTTTGGAAGGAGGGCAGGCGGAGAGAAGCTGCTGCTGTAGAAGAGAGAAGTGAGGAAATAAGAGGCATCTTGCCACTTGCATTGCGTGGTCATGTTTGGACTGTGAGCTCTGCAGATCTCACAAGAGTTTATGATATCTACTCCACTAGTTTTACAACCTACAGTGGGTAG